The Brenneria rubrifaciens genome has a window encoding:
- the hisS gene encoding histidine--tRNA ligase: MAKNIQAIRGMNDYLPAETALWQRIETSLKQVLSSYGYSEIRLPIVEQTPLFKRAIGEVTDVVEKEMYTFEDRNGDSLTLRPEGTAGCVRAGIEHGILYNQEQRLWYIGPMFRHERPQKGRYRQFHQLGCEVFGLHGPDIDAELILLTARWWRALSISEHVRLELNSIGSLAARATYREALIAFLEQYKDKLDEDCLRRMYTNPLRVLDSKNPQVQTLLNDAPVLTDYLDEESRAHFAALSELLTQSGIPYTVNPRLVRGLDYYNRTVFEWVTTSLGAQGTVCAGGRYDGMVEQLGGHATPAVGFAMGLERLVLLVQSVNPEFKVHPGVDVYLISSGEGTQVAAMQLAEKLRDTLPQMKFMTNYGGGNFKKQFARADKWGARVALVLGENEVAANQVVVKNLSNGEQDTLAQADVAARLATLLN, translated from the coding sequence AGCCATTCGCGGCATGAACGATTACCTGCCAGCCGAAACGGCTTTGTGGCAGCGTATTGAAACCAGCCTTAAACAGGTGCTCAGCAGTTACGGCTATAGCGAAATTCGTTTGCCTATCGTTGAGCAAACGCCGTTGTTTAAACGCGCCATCGGTGAAGTCACCGATGTGGTTGAAAAAGAGATGTACACCTTCGAGGATCGCAACGGTGACAGTCTGACACTGCGTCCAGAAGGGACAGCGGGTTGTGTCCGCGCCGGCATCGAACATGGCATCCTTTATAATCAGGAACAGCGTCTGTGGTATATCGGACCCATGTTCCGCCATGAGCGTCCGCAAAAAGGGCGCTACCGTCAGTTTCATCAGTTGGGTTGCGAAGTTTTCGGTCTGCATGGGCCGGATATCGATGCCGAACTGATTCTGCTCACCGCCCGCTGGTGGCGCGCGCTGAGCATATCCGAACATGTCAGGCTGGAACTGAATTCGATTGGATCGCTGGCAGCCCGTGCGACATACCGCGAGGCACTGATCGCGTTTCTTGAGCAGTATAAGGACAAACTGGACGAAGACTGCCTGCGCCGCATGTATACCAATCCGCTACGCGTTCTGGATTCAAAAAATCCGCAGGTGCAGACCTTACTCAACGATGCGCCGGTTCTGACGGATTATCTTGATGAAGAATCTCGTGCTCACTTTGCCGCGTTGAGTGAACTTTTAACACAGTCAGGTATCCCATATACCGTTAATCCACGTCTGGTTCGCGGCCTGGATTATTATAACCGTACCGTGTTTGAGTGGGTCACCACCAGCCTTGGGGCTCAGGGCACGGTTTGCGCTGGCGGCCGATACGACGGAATGGTGGAACAACTGGGCGGGCACGCGACCCCAGCGGTGGGTTTTGCGATGGGATTGGAGCGCCTGGTGCTGCTGGTGCAGTCGGTCAACCCTGAGTTTAAAGTGCATCCGGGTGTGGATGTTTACCTGATTTCCTCTGGAGAGGGAACGCAGGTGGCGGCCATGCAACTGGCTGAAAAATTACGTGATACGCTGCCGCAGATGAAATTCATGACCAATTACGGCGGCGGCAATTTTAAAAAGCAATTCGCCAGAGCCGACAAATGGGGCGCGCGCGTTGCGCTGGTTTTAGGTGAAAACGAAGTTGCGGCAAATCAGGTTGTGGTCAAAAACCTGAGTAATGGCGAGCAGGATACATTGGCGCAGGCCGACGTTGCCGCGCGTCTGGCAACGTTACTGAATTGA